The Chloracidobacterium sp. genome includes a window with the following:
- the purM gene encoding phosphoribosylformylglycinamidine cyclo-ligase, which produces MMSYRDAGVDLDTANEAKHRIRNLARATFNSQVLSDIGGFGALFHPDFKGASDPVLVASADGVGTKLKVAFLTGVHDTVGYDLVAHCINDILVQGARPLFFLDYLATGKLAPSIVAAVVDGLARACRDFNCPLIGGETAEMPGFYADGEYDVAGFIVGWVDRARIIDGKRIAVGDVVLGLPSVGLHTNGYSLARKLFFETARYEADTFVDALGCTVAEELLKPHQCYLPVLDPLLDGGRLKGLAHITGGGLLDNLPRILPDGCAVAVQRGSWPTLPVFTHLVELGRLSETESYRVFNMGVGMVVVVAEADADAVRDAIQAQGGEAFTIGRVISGDRTVQLV; this is translated from the coding sequence ATGATGAGTTACCGCGACGCCGGTGTGGACCTTGACACCGCCAATGAAGCCAAGCACCGAATTCGAAACCTAGCGCGCGCAACCTTCAATTCGCAGGTGCTAAGCGACATCGGTGGGTTCGGCGCGCTGTTTCACCCTGATTTTAAGGGGGCCTCTGACCCAGTGCTCGTCGCCAGCGCCGATGGCGTGGGGACGAAGCTCAAGGTCGCTTTCCTTACTGGCGTCCACGATACAGTCGGCTATGACCTTGTGGCGCACTGCATCAATGACATTCTTGTACAGGGCGCACGGCCGTTGTTTTTTCTCGACTACCTTGCGACGGGAAAGCTCGCCCCAAGTATTGTCGCCGCCGTCGTGGACGGTCTGGCGCGCGCCTGCCGTGACTTCAACTGCCCACTCATCGGCGGCGAGACGGCTGAAATGCCGGGGTTTTACGCCGACGGCGAATATGATGTCGCTGGCTTTATTGTCGGCTGGGTGGATCGTGCACGCATCATTGACGGGAAGCGCATCGCCGTCGGCGACGTGGTGCTGGGCTTGCCCTCTGTCGGGCTGCATACGAACGGCTACAGTTTGGCGCGGAAACTCTTTTTTGAGACGGCTCGCTACGAAGCCGATACGTTTGTTGACGCCTTGGGCTGTACGGTCGCAGAGGAACTGCTCAAGCCGCACCAGTGCTACCTACCTGTCCTTGACCCCTTGCTCGACGGCGGACGGCTCAAGGGTTTAGCGCATATCACCGGCGGCGGTTTGCTTGATAACCTGCCGCGCATTTTGCCCGATGGCTGCGCCGTTGCGGTTCAGCGCGGGAGCTGGCCTACCTTACCCGTGTTCACCCATCTGGTTGAGCTTGGGCGGCTGTCGGAAACGGAAAGTTACCGCGTGTTCAATATGGGCGTCGGCATGGTGGTGGTAGTCGCCGAGGCAGACGCCGACGCTGTCCGTGACGCCATTCAAGCTCAGGGCGGCGAAGCTTTTACAATTGGACGTGTCATTAGCGGCGACCGAACCGTTCAACTGGTTTGA
- a CDS encoding DUF3006 domain-containing protein: MDHTATAGPHHLVVDSLTEGFARLIFHGDAQVYFDCPRRLLPAGIREGDHLQMTFTRDDEARVREQAEVKSLLRELTQGNDPDQKDFYL; encoded by the coding sequence ATGGATCATACGGCGACTGCCGGCCCTCATCATCTCGTTGTGGATAGCCTGACCGAAGGCTTTGCCCGACTGATCTTCCACGGCGACGCCCAAGTGTACTTTGACTGCCCGCGACGGCTGCTTCCGGCCGGCATTCGGGAAGGCGACCATTTGCAAATGACCTTCACCCGCGACGACGAAGCCCGCGTGCGCGAGCAGGCCGAGGTCAAAAGTCTGCTCCGCGAGCTAACACAAGGGAATGACCCAGACCAAAAGGACTTCTACCTCTGA
- a CDS encoding GatB/YqeY domain-containing protein, whose amino-acid sequence MTLRERLLADLTAALKAKDTTRLEALRMVKAALQKQEIEVQHQLDDTEMTALLSTLIKQRREAAESFAKGGREDLAAKERAELELLESYLPPPPSAAELETLVTSVITETGAASVKDIGLVMKTVMAKLAGRPVDGKAVNELVRAKLSQ is encoded by the coding sequence ATGACACTTCGTGAACGCTTGCTGGCCGATTTGACCGCCGCGCTCAAAGCCAAGGACACAACCCGCCTTGAAGCTTTGCGCATGGTCAAGGCGGCGCTGCAGAAGCAAGAAATCGAGGTTCAACATCAACTCGACGACACCGAGATGACGGCGTTGCTTTCGACGCTCATCAAGCAACGCCGTGAAGCGGCGGAGTCGTTCGCTAAAGGTGGTCGTGAAGATTTGGCGGCTAAGGAACGCGCCGAGCTGGAGCTTCTGGAAAGCTACCTGCCGCCGCCGCCAAGCGCCGCCGAACTGGAGACGCTCGTGACTTCCGTCATTACCGAAACCGGCGCCGCTTCCGTCAAGGACATCGGGTTGGTCATGAAAACCGTAATGGCGAAGCTGGCCGGGCGGCCTGTGGATGGCAAAGCCGTCAACGAGTTGGTCCGCGCCAAACTTTCCCAGTGA
- a CDS encoding DUF3386 domain-containing protein, with product MSTPVIVSTTGNATAEALLQDARARRATFPDERFHGFTATVVFDENARTFSGCLTFKNAREIIFELPGVSPESIQWLQDVLAMNIAHRLERTGGMPVPTDYPVRIVPGEENALGVKLVFDGDPMASSYRIRDGVITEVSRRMHGSRFTITTLEVVTTADGRNLPKHYVVTYFDPETGRLARVAQYTELYEQVGEMYLPSYIRVIETDDEKTTVRALVLRDLKLLSD from the coding sequence ATGTCCACTCCGGTTATCGTATCCACTACCGGCAACGCCACGGCGGAGGCACTGCTGCAAGACGCTCGCGCCCGCCGTGCTACCTTTCCCGACGAGCGTTTTCACGGGTTTACGGCGACCGTGGTCTTTGATGAAAACGCCCGCACCTTCAGCGGTTGCCTGACATTCAAAAACGCCCGCGAGATTATCTTTGAACTGCCCGGTGTGAGTCCTGAAAGCATCCAGTGGCTCCAGGACGTTCTTGCGATGAACATCGCCCACCGGCTGGAGCGAACGGGCGGCATGCCGGTTCCGACCGACTATCCGGTGCGGATTGTGCCGGGAGAGGAAAATGCGCTGGGCGTCAAGCTGGTTTTTGACGGTGACCCGATGGCGTCAAGCTACCGGATTCGGGATGGGGTAATTACCGAAGTGAGCCGGCGGATGCACGGCTCCCGCTTCACCATCACGACGCTTGAAGTCGTGACGACTGCGGACGGACGAAACCTACCGAAGCACTACGTTGTCACCTACTTCGATCCGGAAACCGGTCGCCTGGCGCGCGTGGCGCAATACACGGAGTTGTATGAACAGGTTGGGGAGATGTATCTCCCCAGTTACATTCGAGTCATCGAGACCGACGACGAAAAAACTACGGTGCGCGCGCTCGTCCTGCGCGACCTCAAGCTTTTGTCGGACTGA
- a CDS encoding gamma-glutamyl-gamma-aminobutyrate hydrolase family protein (Members of this family of hydrolases with an active site Cys residue belong to MEROPS family C26.): MARQWKDYCEFEPILQRIEYMRVLVLDNLIACTSDLSEKAKDEPNFDAEAWVAEERKVASFAISNITQNINNLVMKPHWLVARLNELTDAKVADFDPDAIIISGTLRDFDLYNPKLIARLESFLQRTTIPVLGICGGHQIMGQAFGARVVTLDGLNPWEKRTERMREYQYYLIHVLRPQDPLFAGILTERGRRLPKNTLRVWQNHGLMLERVPPGFSLLAKSELTRNQIMVKRSDGQLLYGVQFHLEKSFEDWRKLPSPWEHRNESRDGRRMFENFLIEALKHRGKAELVRETATLPMASAAPAQPAYAAVAKPRFINGHSQGTPPVSSPSSIPATPEPGEEYIADRLTGL, translated from the coding sequence ATGGCGCGACAGTGGAAAGACTACTGCGAGTTTGAGCCGATCCTTCAGCGCATTGAGTACATGCGCGTGCTTGTGTTGGACAACCTGATCGCCTGTACGTCTGACCTTAGTGAAAAGGCCAAGGACGAACCGAACTTCGACGCCGAAGCCTGGGTAGCGGAGGAGCGCAAGGTCGCCAGTTTTGCCATCAGCAACATCACACAGAACATTAACAACTTGGTCATGAAGCCTCACTGGCTGGTGGCGCGCTTGAATGAATTGACCGACGCCAAGGTGGCCGACTTTGACCCTGACGCCATCATTATCAGCGGGACGCTGCGCGACTTTGATCTCTACAATCCCAAACTAATTGCACGCTTGGAGTCATTCCTTCAGCGGACGACCATCCCGGTGCTGGGCATCTGCGGCGGCCACCAGATCATGGGGCAGGCGTTTGGTGCGCGCGTAGTGACGCTGGATGGCCTCAATCCGTGGGAGAAGCGTACGGAGCGCATGCGCGAGTACCAGTACTACCTCATTCATGTCCTGCGCCCACAGGACCCGCTTTTCGCCGGTATTTTGACCGAGCGTGGACGACGACTACCGAAAAACACGCTGCGGGTGTGGCAAAACCACGGCCTGATGTTGGAGCGCGTCCCGCCCGGTTTTTCGTTGTTGGCGAAGAGCGAACTCACCCGCAACCAGATCATGGTCAAGCGTAGCGATGGACAGTTGCTCTACGGCGTTCAGTTCCACCTTGAAAAATCCTTTGAGGACTGGCGCAAGTTGCCCAGCCCGTGGGAACACCGCAACGAAAGCCGTGACGGACGGCGTATGTTTGAAAACTTCCTTATCGAAGCGCTCAAACATCGCGGTAAGGCTGAGTTGGTGAGGGAAACCGCAACTTTACCAATGGCTTCGGCGGCGCCGGCGCAACCGGCTTACGCCGCCGTCGCCAAACCACGGTTCATCAACGGCCATAGTCAAGGTACGCCGCCAGTTTCGTCACCGTCGTCCATACCGGCGACGCCAGAGCCCGGCGAAGAATACATCGCCGACCGCCTGACGGGGCTGTGA
- a CDS encoding DUF4440 domain-containing protein encodes MNPPVVGKARQRFHWSIRLLWLCLCLSPSPTPARPPDAVTAVRMLLDRQVAAWNRGDLEGFMDGYWRSPELMFVSGTTVTKGWEAVLTRYRQRYQTEGRAMGTLDFHDLVIEPVGSRMALVHGGWRVVLPDQTVLGGRFTLLVRRFSVGWRIVYDHTS; translated from the coding sequence ATGAACCCACCTGTGGTTGGGAAGGCAAGGCAGCGGTTCCACTGGAGCATCAGGTTGCTCTGGCTATGCCTGTGCCTGAGTCCGTCGCCTACGCCGGCGCGTCCGCCGGACGCCGTAACGGCGGTTCGGATGCTGCTTGATCGCCAAGTCGCCGCTTGGAATCGCGGCGACCTAGAGGGCTTTATGGACGGCTACTGGCGCTCACCCGAACTGATGTTCGTCTCGGGGACGACCGTAACTAAGGGGTGGGAAGCCGTACTAACGCGCTACCGCCAACGCTACCAAACGGAAGGGCGGGCGATGGGAACGCTTGACTTCCATGACCTCGTGATTGAACCGGTCGGGTCGCGGATGGCGCTTGTCCATGGCGGTTGGCGGGTGGTCTTACCAGACCAGACCGTCTTGGGGGGACGATTCACCCTGTTGGTACGCCGTTTCTCAGTCGGCTGGCGCATTGTGTACGACCATACCTCTTGA